From a region of the Teredinibacter turnerae genome:
- a CDS encoding putative RNA methyltransferase, whose amino-acid sequence MTWCCPKCMEPLIQQDKIFRCEQNHQYDQARQGYLNLLLANQKNSRNPGDSDTMIDARKAFLRAGFYAPLVETLQYVVRTNVNKSAGCQLLDLGCGEGYYLEKIAASLGGSAVAYGVDISKPAVRRAAVAGKQLQANCDGLALRYAVASTFAVPLEDNSIDIALNVFAPFDEQEALRVLRSDGVLVRVSPAERHLFQLKEKLYADVRLHEKPLALEGFSIRTEQRLQFLIKLPNAAAIESLLAMTPLAWHGDPEARIALVGSGELSVEADFYIQILAPKEVCEQ is encoded by the coding sequence GTGACCTGGTGTTGCCCGAAGTGCATGGAGCCGCTAATCCAGCAGGATAAAATCTTTCGGTGCGAACAAAATCACCAGTACGATCAAGCGCGGCAAGGCTATTTAAATCTTCTGCTTGCGAACCAAAAAAACAGCCGTAATCCTGGTGATAGCGACACCATGATTGACGCGCGCAAAGCCTTTTTGCGTGCGGGTTTTTATGCACCTTTAGTTGAAACACTACAGTATGTGGTGCGCACAAATGTAAATAAAAGCGCAGGTTGTCAGCTTCTGGATTTAGGCTGCGGTGAAGGTTATTACCTCGAAAAAATTGCCGCCTCACTTGGTGGTTCCGCCGTTGCTTACGGCGTCGATATTTCCAAGCCTGCTGTGCGCAGAGCGGCGGTTGCGGGCAAGCAGCTGCAAGCAAATTGTGACGGGCTGGCACTGCGCTACGCGGTCGCCAGTACGTTTGCAGTTCCTCTGGAAGACAACAGCATTGATATTGCGCTCAATGTTTTTGCGCCTTTTGATGAGCAGGAAGCTTTGCGGGTGTTGCGCAGCGATGGCGTGTTGGTGAGAGTCAGCCCCGCCGAACGGCATTTGTTTCAGCTAAAGGAAAAACTCTACGCGGACGTGCGCCTGCACGAAAAGCCGCTGGCGCTCGAGGGGTTTTCGATACGCACTGAGCAGCGTTTGCAGTTTTTAATCAAGTTGCCCAACGCAGCTGCAATTGAAAGTCTGTTGGCAATGACGCCGCTCGCCTGGCATGGTGACCCCGAGGCAAGGATAGCGTTGGTTGGATCTGGCGAACTCAGTGTAGAGGCCGATTTTTATATTCAAATACTAGCGCCCAAGGAAGTGTGTGAGCAATGA
- the tadA gene encoding tRNA adenosine(34) deaminase TadA → MILNDEHWMTEALALARQAAAQGEVPVGAVVVQDGAIIGRGSNNPIGSCDASSHAEICALRDAGQRQKNYRLPNATLYVTIEPCTMCLGAIVHARIARVVFGAQEPKAGVLESNPELLSANYFNHEFEWSGGVCAQECSEVIQQFFKFRRESKKRLRNQADGLG, encoded by the coding sequence ATGATCTTAAACGACGAGCACTGGATGACAGAGGCACTCGCTTTAGCTCGCCAGGCTGCGGCGCAGGGTGAGGTGCCTGTGGGCGCGGTGGTGGTTCAGGATGGCGCTATTATTGGCCGCGGTTCCAACAACCCTATAGGCAGTTGCGACGCCTCCAGTCATGCAGAAATCTGTGCGCTGAGAGATGCGGGTCAGCGGCAAAAAAATTACCGTCTGCCGAATGCAACTCTATATGTAACCATTGAACCCTGCACCATGTGCTTGGGCGCTATTGTACATGCCAGGATCGCTCGTGTCGTATTTGGCGCGCAGGAGCCAAAGGCCGGTGTGCTGGAGAGTAATCCTGAGCTTTTGTCCGCTAATTATTTTAATCATGAATTTGAGTGGTCGGGCGGCGTTTGCGCACAGGAGTGCAGTGAAGTAATCCAACAATTCTTCAAATTTCGTCGAGAATCAAAAAAGCGATTGCGAAATCAAGCGGATGGTCTTGGTTGA
- the mltF gene encoding membrane-bound lytic murein transglycosylase MltF, translating to MLSAIGSLTKLATLGAVCAGLVSSRIPTTLESVQASGKLVVISRNGPTTYYEGPEGLTGFEYQIADQFAKYLGVDLEIRETENLGVMLDSVGSDKGQFAAAGLAITDTRKQKVRFSDPYMQITQQVVYRQSETRPTSVGDLQNKNILVIGNSSHAEKLRELQKTYPELTWHESHEVEMLDLIEMVHDGSIDYTIVDSNAFTINSNLFPEAQVAFDISEPQDVAWAFPQSSDDSLYREAQKFFQGIKQSGLIADALENYYGHLGEIDYSGAILFASRIQTRLPKWDALLKEAALENGLDWELLAAQSYQESHWNPKAKSPTGVRGFMMLTLDTAKYVGIKNRLDAKQSIFGGAKYFRSIYDRIPKRIADPDRTWLAMAAYNIGMGHLEDARVLTARQGGNPDKWADVRERLPLLAKRKYYKNTKHGYARGWEAVKYVRNIRNFHTIIAWNGKGKIAQEQIASLETETPQFKHFSPVVTEAVRSLAGEATPSSL from the coding sequence ATGTTAAGTGCCATTGGCAGCCTTACCAAACTCGCCACCCTGGGCGCGGTTTGTGCGGGCCTGGTGAGCAGCCGTATTCCAACGACATTGGAATCAGTGCAGGCATCCGGAAAACTTGTGGTCATATCCCGCAACGGCCCTACGACTTACTACGAAGGGCCCGAGGGGCTGACCGGATTTGAGTATCAGATCGCGGACCAATTCGCTAAGTACCTCGGCGTCGACCTGGAAATTCGCGAAACAGAGAACCTGGGCGTTATGCTCGATTCTGTCGGCTCAGACAAAGGCCAGTTCGCCGCTGCCGGGCTTGCGATAACCGACACCCGCAAGCAGAAAGTCCGCTTCTCCGACCCGTATATGCAAATCACCCAGCAGGTGGTGTATCGCCAAAGTGAAACGCGGCCCACCTCCGTTGGCGATTTACAAAATAAAAACATATTGGTTATCGGCAATAGTTCCCACGCCGAAAAGCTCCGCGAATTACAGAAGACCTACCCCGAGCTCACGTGGCACGAGAGCCACGAAGTTGAGATGCTCGACCTTATTGAGATGGTGCACGATGGCAGCATCGATTACACCATCGTCGACTCTAACGCGTTCACGATTAACTCGAACCTGTTCCCGGAAGCCCAGGTGGCGTTCGATATCAGTGAGCCTCAGGACGTGGCCTGGGCATTCCCACAGTCGAGCGACGACAGCCTCTATCGGGAAGCACAGAAGTTTTTCCAAGGCATCAAGCAGAGCGGCCTGATCGCTGATGCGCTCGAGAATTATTACGGCCATCTAGGTGAAATCGATTATAGCGGTGCCATATTGTTCGCCAGCCGAATCCAGACCCGCCTGCCGAAATGGGACGCACTGCTGAAAGAAGCAGCTTTAGAGAACGGTCTGGATTGGGAACTGCTCGCCGCGCAGAGCTACCAGGAATCACACTGGAATCCAAAAGCAAAATCACCCACTGGCGTGCGTGGTTTTATGATGCTAACGCTCGATACAGCGAAATATGTGGGCATTAAAAACCGGCTCGACGCGAAACAAAGCATTTTTGGTGGTGCCAAGTACTTCAGATCTATTTACGATCGAATCCCCAAACGAATCGCCGACCCGGATCGAACCTGGCTAGCAATGGCCGCCTACAATATCGGGATGGGTCATCTCGAAGATGCACGCGTTTTAACCGCCCGCCAGGGTGGCAACCCGGATAAATGGGCCGATGTGCGCGAACGCCTGCCGCTGCTCGCCAAACGAAAATACTACAAGAATACCAAGCACGGTTACGCGCGCGGCTGGGAAGCGGTGAAGTATGTCCGCAATATTCGCAATTTCCACACGATCATCGCATGGAATGGCAAAGGCAAGATCGCACAAGAGCAAATTGCCAGCCTCGAGACAGAAACGCCACAATTTAAGCATTTCAGCCCGGTTGTAACCGAAGCCGTGAGATCACTCGCAGGTGAAGCAACCCCCTCCAGCCTTTAA